In Aegilops tauschii subsp. strangulata cultivar AL8/78 chromosome 3, Aet v6.0, whole genome shotgun sequence, one genomic interval encodes:
- the LOC109733480 gene encoding expansin-B3 — protein sequence MAATSSSSYAVAVALLCLLAADGCCGCPGPAPAPTPRPRPAPATPSPVAVTPPPAPATPSPGSGSGSTNGSSGGWLDARATWYGAPDGAGPDDNGGACGFKNVNLPPFNAMTSCGNEPLFKDGKGCGSCYQIRCVGKAHPACSGVPETVIITDMNYYPVARYHFDLSGTAFGAMAKDGRNDELRHAGIIDMQFKRVSCEYTGLSVTFHVEKGSNPNYLAILVEYGNGDGDVAQVDLMDDGEPTGPWVPMRHSWGSIWRLDTRRSLRGPFSLRVTNGSGRSLVADQVIPANWKPDAVYSSAVQFDD from the exons ATGgcagcgacctcctcctcctcctacgcCGTCGCAGTCGCTCTCCTCTGCCTGCTCGCCGCCGATGGCTGCTGCGGCTGCCCTGGACCCGCACCTGCCCCCACACCTAGACCTAGACCTGCCCCCGCTACCCCCAGCCCCGTCGCCGTTACACCTCCACCTGCGCCCGCTACCCCCAGCCCAGGCTCCGGCTCCGGCAGCACCAACGGCTCCTCTGGCGGCTGGCTAGACGCCAGGGCCACCTGGTACGGCGCTCCCGATGGAGCCGGGCCGGACGACAATGGTGGCGCGTGCGGGTTCAAGAACGTGAACCTGCCGCCGTTCAACGCCATGACGTCGTGCGGCAACGAGCCGCTCTTCAAGGACGGCAAGGGATGCGGCTCCTGCTACCAG ATAAGGTGCGTGGGCAAGGCTCACCCGGCGTGCTCTGGCGTCCCCGAGACGGTGATCATCACGGACATGAACTACTACCCCGTCGCCCGCTACCACTTCGACCTCAGCGGCACCGCCTTCGGCGCCATGGCCAAGGACGGCCGCAACGACGAGCTCCGCCACGCCGGCATCATCGACATGCAGTTCAAGAGGGTGTCGTGCGAGTACACGGGGTTGTCCGTGACGTTCCACGTGGAGAAGGGTTCGAACCCGAACTACCTGGCTATCCTGGTGGAGTACGGGAATGGTGACGGAGACGTGGCGCAGGTGGACCTCATGGACGACGGCGAGCCGACAGGGCCGTGGGTTCCGATGAGGCATTCGTGGGGCTCCATCTGGCGCCTGGACACGCGCCGCTCGCTGCGGGGGCCCTTCTCGCTGCGGGTCACCAACGGGTCTGGCAGGTCGCTCGTCGCCGACCAGGTCATCCCCGCCAACTGGAAGCCAGATGCCGTGTACAGCTCCGCCGTCCAGTTCGATGATTGA